The following coding sequences are from one Paenibacillus sp. FSL R5-0912 window:
- a CDS encoding DUF2569 family protein: MAFKNISRKSYVGFGGWLVLFAASLFVQFIRLLLSTLDNYSIIKSDEFKRITDPDSEYYNSSLYPSLIVDTTLSLVICIMIIFIIYFCVRHSIWFKKLSVIYIISSFIIQCLTLFWLLGIHFLPEEFYEEINIYQGVISSFAYMLIWLPYLLISKRVKNTFA, translated from the coding sequence ATGGCGTTTAAAAACATTTCAAGAAAATCTTATGTGGGATTTGGCGGATGGTTAGTGCTGTTTGCTGCTAGCTTATTCGTACAATTTATCAGACTTCTATTAAGTACCCTTGATAACTACTCTATTATCAAGTCTGACGAATTTAAACGAATCACCGATCCAGACAGTGAATATTATAATTCATCCTTGTATCCGTCATTAATCGTTGATACCACCCTAAGTCTGGTCATCTGTATTATGATCATATTCATTATCTATTTTTGTGTAAGACATAGTATATGGTTCAAAAAGTTATCTGTAATTTACATAATCAGCTCTTTCATCATTCAATGCTTAACTCTTTTTTGGCTGCTGGGTATTCATTTTTTGCCGGAGGAATTCTATGAAGAAATAAATATATATCAGGGTGTTATATCTTCATTTGCTTATATGCTGATCTGGTTGCCTTACTTACTCATATCTAAAAGAGTGAAAAACACATTTGCGTAA